DNA sequence from the Amycolatopsis sp. Hca4 genome:
GCACCCACTGCGGGGCGATGATCGTCCCCGAGCACTCGAAACCGCCGTACGTCGTCACGTTGTTCCAGTAGATCTGGGCGCCCCACGGCGCGGAGGAGACCGTGCTCCCGCCGATGATGTCCTGCTGGGCGCCCGCCGCTCCCGCTGAGACCAGGCTCAGCGCCACGGCGGCCGCACCGACCACGCCCACAGCCCTCGACATTCGCATGAAAATGCCCTTCGGCCCAGGTGATCCGGATATCCGCCCCCGTTCGGGACGACCAGCCCAACGTAAGAGCCGTGAAGGATTTTCGGAACCTACCGAAGTCGGTAACCCGCCCCCGGACGACCGGGGGCGGGTCCGCCGTGTCAGAGGATCGTGATCGCCCGCGGAACGGGCACTTCGCTGTTGTAGGCGAAGTTGTCGTGCCACTTCACGCTGATCCCGAGGAACTTGGTGCCGTCGGACAGCGAGACGAACACGTCGGCCGCGGTACCGCGGGTGTACGTCACGACATCCGCTTTGCCGTCGCCGTTGAAGTCGCCGACGGCGGGGATTTCGTCGTTGAAGGCGAAGTTGTCGTGCCACTTGACGCTGGTACCGGTGAACTTGGTGCCGTCCGAAAGCGCGACGAACACGTCGCCCGCGGTACCGCGGGTGAAGACGGCGATGTCGTCCTTGCCGTCGCCGTTGAAGTCGCCGACGGCCGGGATTTCGTCGTTGAAGGCGAAGTTGTCGTGCCACTTGACGCTGGTACCGCTGAACTTCGTGCCGTCCGAAAGCGCGACGAACACGTCGCCGGCCGTGCCGCGGGTGAAGACGGCGATGTCGTCCCTGCCGTCGCCGTTGAAGTCCCCGACGTACGGTTGTTCGTTGTTGATCCCGAAGAAGTCGTGCCACAGGGCGGCGGTGCCGAACTTGGTGCCGTCGGAGAGGGCCACGAACACGTCGGCGGTGCTGCCGCGCTTGAAGATGGCGATGTCGTCCTTGCCGTCGCCGTTGAAGTCGCCGACGGCCGGGATTTCGTCGTTGATGCCGAAGAAGTCGTGCCACAGCGCGGGGGTGCCGTACTTGGTGCCGTCGGAAAGGGCGACCACGACGTCACCGCTCGTGCCGCGCTTGAAGACGACCGCGTCCACCTTGCCGTCGCCGTTGAAGTCGCCGCTCAGCGGGACTTCACTGCCGAACGCGAGGTTGTCGTTCCACTGCTGGGTGGTGCCGACGAACTTGGTCCCGTCCGAGGCGGCGGCGAAGGCGTCGCCGGTGGTGCCGCGGGTGAAGGTGGCGATGTCGTCCTTGCCGTCGCCGGTGAAGTCGCCGGCCGAGCGGCCGCCGGTGGTGGCCGTCAACTGCGGGCTGAACGCCCCCACCGAGGCGTAGACCAGGTAGTGCCAGGTCTTGTGGGACGTGGCCGAGTGCAGGAACGTGGTCGCCTTCGTGCTGCCGACGAACAGCTCCGCGCTGGGGGAGGCGTCCCCGTTCGGGCTGGCGTAGACGGAGTAGGTCGCGTCCTCGGAGGCGGCGAGCGGGGTCCAGGTCAGCGTGACGCCGTGGCCGACCGCCTTGGCGGTGCCGGTGATCGCCTGGCCACGGATCCAGTCGCGCAGGTCGTCGGCCCGGGCGGCGGTCGTGCCCTGGCGGGTCTCGGTCTCGCCGAAGCAACCGTGCTGCCAGGACGCGCCGGCCACCGCGGCGAGCGTGCCGTCCGCGCGGAAGACCGGCGCCCCGGCGTCGCCCTTGCACGCGTCGGCCGCCCCGGTCAGCGACAGGGTCGTCGCACTGGACGCCGAGGCGGTGAACTTGCCGACGTGGGCCTCGTTCGGCACCCACTCGGTCGCCGTCCGGCCCCAGCCGGCGAGGGACAGCTCCTCCGACGCGCCGGGCACGCCGGTGGCCGCCGGGAGCTTCAGCGTGGTGACGTCGGTGATCGTGGTGTCGATCCGGACCAGCGCGGCGTCGCGGTCGGTGCGGGGGAGCACCGCCGTCACCTTCGCGACGTGCGACCCGACGGTGACGCTGACCGGCTTCGACGGCGGGTTCTCGGGAAAGCAGCTCGCGGCGGTGAGGACGAGCGTCGGCTCGACGAGCGCGCCGCTGCACGCCCGGCCCTCGGTGGTGATCTTGGCCGCGAAGCCGAGGTTCACCGCGGCCGGGCCGGGAACGGCCGCCGCGGGGACGACGCCGGCCGCGGTCGCGGCCAGCACGACGGCGGAAATCGCCGTCAGTTTCGAGCGAGTGTGCATCAGGGGTTCCCCTCGGGTCAGCCGGTGAGCTTGCAGGAGTCGGGTGCGGCGGTCACGTGGATCTCGGTGTTCCAGCCCGAGCCGATCGTGACGCCCATGCGGTCCGGGCCCGACGGGGCCCAGGTGTCGGTGTTGTCGGAGTAGCGGTACCAGCGCAGCACCGGGCCGGTCTGGCCGTTGAACGGGCTGGTGCCGGTGCTGCCGCGGCCGTAGAGGATGTCGCCGCCCGGCGAGAAGATCTCGCTGAACATCTGCCAGCCGACGCCGACCGGCTTGTCCCGCTGGGTCCACGCCGAAGCGGCGAAGTCGTACTTGAAGCGGAAGAGCTCGCCGCCCGGCTTGCGCGCGTACAGCACGCCGTCGCCGGCCGCGGTGATCGAGTCGAAGCGGGACCAGCCGGTGTCGAGGACGGCGCCGGCACCGTCGACCCACCAGCCCGTCGCGTCGTCCCAGAGGTAGAACTTCAGCTGCCCCTGGTCGTCGATCATGAAGATGCGGTTCTTCTCGTCGACGGTGATCCGGTTCGCGTACTCGGCGGTGAGGTAGCGCGT
Encoded proteins:
- a CDS encoding FG-GAP-like repeat-containing protein, which produces MHTRSKLTAISAVVLAATAAGVVPAAAVPGPAAVNLGFAAKITTEGRACSGALVEPTLVLTAASCFPENPPSKPVSVTVGSHVAKVTAVLPRTDRDAALVRIDTTITDVTTLKLPAATGVPGASEELSLAGWGRTATEWVPNEAHVGKFTASASSATTLSLTGAADACKGDAGAPVFRADGTLAAVAGASWQHGCFGETETRQGTTAARADDLRDWIRGQAITGTAKAVGHGVTLTWTPLAASEDATYSVYASPNGDASPSAELFVGSTKATTFLHSATSHKTWHYLVYASVGAFSPQLTATTGGRSAGDFTGDGKDDIATFTRGTTGDAFAAASDGTKFVGTTQQWNDNLAFGSEVPLSGDFNGDGKVDAVVFKRGTSGDVVVALSDGTKYGTPALWHDFFGINDEIPAVGDFNGDGKDDIAIFKRGSTADVFVALSDGTKFGTAALWHDFFGINNEQPYVGDFNGDGRDDIAVFTRGTAGDVFVALSDGTKFSGTSVKWHDNFAFNDEIPAVGDFNGDGKDDIAVFTRGTAGDVFVALSDGTKFTGTSVKWHDNFAFNDEIPAVGDFNGDGKADVVTYTRGTAADVFVSLSDGTKFLGISVKWHDNFAYNSEVPVPRAITIL